One window from the genome of Faecalibacterium sp. HTF-F encodes:
- a CDS encoding DEAD/DEAH box helicase produces MDADEIRALLGETIFERVKKYRRRIQQSTCTVNADGVRHISAMVQGSGGSYYYTQAWLRENGSFVSASCSCPYNQNGEGAYCKHIGALLMEDAEKNAPAPAAKPDAIPGVVRGTAGLGTEPSRRDSYASGLEMLFGKKWHGEAPVSDNEARRLLDTYKEAALEDLGGGEVPQRTGFVRLEPELTLLPGAQPWLRLRISDGGRQYVVKSIPDLLENIEHGRSVSYGKALAFVHRWDAFDEESRALLQLLRRQVSARQSLDKAAVRVYGGAEQGPAGGMILTGENFDALVQMYAHTGFLGGYELREGLPAVTLTVARSRGGVQVEGEPALSAVQGLDYDYLFSEDTLWRLQRPGCTRILPALQALGGKSLFFTNADATAFCSYVLPELGSRLNIVDPERLLLNQIPLEPVVQFYLDAPDSFRIEAHAEFLYGEDKVTPFAPAPAGLLRDVRAESRAKRLLASYLQPGVGGNEEVYGTADEEEICRLLEEGIQALLAEGEVYLSDAFRSLQAAPPRITVGVSVHGSVLDLEVDTGEFPVAELKELLRSLHQKKRYHRLRDGSLLRLDDSLEGLDELNDTLELSGVRLRNGHAELPLYRAPSLDWALSGQNGLRFNRDDAFRRISRSFHAVKDSEYTPPESLHNVLRKYQRDGYRWLRTLDGYGMGGILADDMGLGKTVQVLSYLLAMKESGQTLPSLIVCPASLVLNWQEECKKFTPQLICVAVDGDAAHRAELAKQWANADLVVTSYDLLRRDEERYAEQAFYACILDEAQAIKNHTTQKYKAVCGVNSKVRFALTGTPVENRLGELWSIFSFLMPGYLPPYKTFCARFEKPIVQEEDKEALRRLNQLTGPFILRRMKSEVLKELPPKTENLHRIELDEQQRKLYLAAVVDAREKLRAAKPEDKMAVFAVLMRLREICCDPRLVADNWDGGSAKLDACMELVTAAVEGGHRILLFSQFTSMLELLAKRLDEAGVSHFTLQGSTPKPVRAELVRRFNSGEADVFLISLRAGGTGLNLTAADIVIHYDPWWNVAAQNQATDRAYRIGQRNPVQVYKLIAQDTIEEKIVELQQAKQDLAETVTGSADGAILSMKPEELLQLLQEE; encoded by the coding sequence ATGGATGCAGACGAGATCCGCGCGCTTTTGGGCGAAACTATTTTTGAGCGGGTCAAAAAATACCGCAGGCGCATCCAGCAGAGCACCTGCACCGTCAACGCCGATGGGGTGCGCCACATTTCGGCCATGGTGCAGGGCAGCGGCGGCAGCTATTACTACACGCAGGCATGGCTGCGGGAAAACGGCAGCTTTGTCAGCGCGTCCTGCAGCTGCCCGTATAACCAGAACGGCGAGGGTGCCTACTGCAAGCACATTGGTGCGCTGTTGATGGAGGATGCGGAAAAGAATGCGCCCGCCCCCGCTGCAAAGCCGGATGCCATTCCGGGCGTGGTGCGGGGCACTGCCGGGCTGGGAACAGAGCCATCCCGCCGCGACAGCTACGCTTCCGGTCTGGAGATGCTGTTTGGCAAAAAGTGGCACGGGGAAGCGCCGGTGTCGGACAACGAGGCCCGCAGGCTGCTGGATACCTATAAGGAAGCCGCGCTGGAGGACCTTGGCGGCGGCGAGGTGCCCCAGCGCACCGGTTTTGTCCGGCTGGAACCGGAGCTGACCCTGCTGCCCGGCGCGCAGCCATGGCTGCGGCTGCGCATTTCGGACGGCGGGCGGCAGTATGTGGTCAAGAGCATCCCGGACCTTTTGGAGAACATCGAACACGGCCGCAGCGTCAGTTACGGAAAGGCGCTGGCCTTTGTGCACCGGTGGGATGCCTTTGATGAGGAGTCCCGCGCCCTTTTGCAGTTGCTGCGCCGTCAGGTGAGCGCAAGGCAGAGTCTGGATAAGGCTGCAGTGCGGGTGTATGGCGGGGCCGAGCAGGGCCCGGCAGGCGGCATGATCCTGACCGGAGAAAACTTTGACGCCCTTGTTCAGATGTACGCACACACCGGCTTTCTGGGCGGCTACGAGCTGCGGGAGGGGCTGCCCGCAGTCACCCTGACCGTGGCACGCAGCCGCGGCGGCGTGCAGGTGGAGGGCGAACCCGCACTTTCCGCTGTGCAGGGGCTGGATTATGATTATCTGTTCAGCGAGGACACCCTCTGGCGGCTGCAGCGGCCCGGCTGTACCCGCATCTTGCCTGCGCTGCAGGCGCTGGGCGGCAAGAGCCTGTTTTTTACAAACGCAGATGCCACCGCCTTTTGCAGCTATGTGCTGCCGGAGCTGGGCAGCAGGCTGAATATCGTGGACCCGGAACGCCTTCTGCTGAACCAGATCCCGCTGGAGCCGGTGGTGCAGTTCTATCTGGATGCGCCGGACAGCTTCCGCATTGAGGCCCACGCGGAATTTCTGTACGGAGAGGATAAGGTCACACCGTTTGCCCCGGCCCCGGCGGGCCTCTTGCGGGATGTGCGTGCCGAGAGTCGTGCAAAGCGGCTGCTGGCTTCCTATCTGCAGCCCGGCGTCGGAGGCAATGAGGAAGTGTACGGCACCGCCGACGAGGAAGAGATCTGCCGTCTGCTGGAAGAAGGCATCCAGGCCCTGCTGGCAGAGGGCGAAGTCTACCTGAGCGATGCATTCCGCAGCCTGCAGGCCGCGCCGCCGCGCATTACGGTGGGCGTTTCGGTGCACGGCAGCGTGCTGGATCTGGAAGTGGACACCGGCGAGTTCCCGGTGGCCGAGCTGAAAGAGCTGCTGCGCTCCCTGCATCAGAAAAAGCGCTACCACCGCCTGCGGGACGGGAGCCTGCTGCGGCTGGACGACAGTCTGGAAGGGCTGGATGAACTGAACGATACACTGGAGCTTTCCGGTGTCAGACTCCGGAACGGCCACGCCGAACTGCCGCTTTACCGGGCACCCAGTCTGGACTGGGCGCTCTCGGGCCAGAACGGCCTGCGCTTCAACCGCGACGATGCCTTCCGCCGCATCAGCCGCAGCTTCCATGCCGTGAAGGACAGCGAGTATACCCCGCCGGAAAGCCTGCACAATGTGCTGCGCAAGTACCAGAGGGACGGCTACCGCTGGCTGCGCACGCTGGACGGCTACGGCATGGGCGGCATTCTGGCCGATGATATGGGCCTTGGCAAGACGGTGCAGGTGCTCAGCTACCTGCTGGCCATGAAGGAAAGCGGGCAGACCCTGCCCAGCCTCATCGTCTGCCCGGCGTCGCTGGTGCTCAACTGGCAGGAGGAATGCAAAAAGTTCACGCCGCAGCTCATCTGTGTGGCGGTGGACGGCGACGCCGCCCACCGTGCCGAGCTGGCAAAGCAGTGGGCAAACGCCGACCTTGTGGTGACCAGCTACGACCTGCTGCGCCGGGACGAAGAGCGGTATGCGGAGCAGGCGTTCTATGCCTGCATTCTGGACGAAGCCCAGGCCATCAAGAACCACACCACCCAGAAATACAAGGCGGTGTGCGGGGTGAACAGCAAAGTGCGGTTCGCCCTTACCGGCACCCCGGTGGAAAACCGCCTGGGCGAATTGTGGAGCATCTTCTCCTTCCTGATGCCGGGGTATCTGCCGCCCTACAAGACCTTCTGCGCCCGGTTTGAAAAGCCCATCGTGCAGGAGGAGGACAAGGAAGCCCTGCGGCGGCTGAACCAGCTGACCGGGCCGTTCATCCTGCGGCGCATGAAGTCCGAGGTGCTTAAAGAGCTGCCGCCCAAGACCGAGAATCTCCACCGCATCGAGCTGGACGAGCAGCAGCGCAAGCTCTACCTTGCCGCTGTGGTGGACGCGCGGGAAAAGCTGCGCGCCGCCAAGCCCGAGGACAAAATGGCGGTGTTCGCGGTGCTCATGCGCCTGCGGGAGATCTGCTGCGACCCCCGCCTTGTGGCGGACAACTGGGACGGCGGCAGTGCCAAGCTGGATGCCTGCATGGAGCTGGTGACGGCTGCTGTGGAGGGCGGACACCGCATCCTGCTGTTCAGCCAGTTCACCTCCATGCTGGAACTGCTGGCAAAACGGCTGGACGAAGCAGGCGTGAGCCACTTTACCCTGCAGGGCTCCACTCCAAAGCCGGTGCGTGCGGAGCTTGTGCGCCGGTTCAACAGCGGCGAAGCGGATGTGTTCCTCATTTCGCTGCGGGCGGGCGGCACCGGCCTGAACCTGACGGCGGCAGATATCGTCATCCACTACGACCCGTGGTGGAACGTGGCCGCGCAGAATCAGGCCACCGACCGCGCCTACCGCATCGGCCAGCGCAATCCGGTGCAGGTGTACAAGCTCATTGCGCAGGACACCATTGAAGAAAAGATCGTGGAGCTGCAGCAGGCAAAGCAGGACCTTGCCGAGACGGTCACCGGCTCGGCAGACGGAGCGATCCTGTCCATGAAGCCGGAAGAGCTGCTGCAGCTGCTGCAGGAAGAATAA
- a CDS encoding TSUP family transporter yields the protein MSTTLSPWMMAFLILMTGFAGFVDSAAGGGGLISLPAYLFAGLPPHYTYATNKFSAACGTTFATANFFKNGAMNLKVGILAAIGSFAGSALGAHIVLLLSDELLRTMMFLILPVAAVVILWQRDLPDQNRDDGTLNLKKILLALGIGLGIGLYDGIVGPGTGTFAIIAFTTLMGFDLRTANGNGKVLNLASNYASLFTYLMNGLMVFHIGIPCAVSNILGNLLGSHFALKKGARFIRPMMLVVLVLLLGKLISDAVL from the coding sequence ATGAGTACCACGCTCTCGCCATGGATGATGGCGTTTCTCATTCTGATGACGGGCTTTGCAGGCTTTGTGGATTCGGCAGCCGGAGGCGGCGGCCTTATCAGCCTGCCGGCCTATCTGTTTGCCGGGCTGCCGCCCCACTACACCTATGCTACCAACAAATTCAGCGCCGCCTGCGGCACCACTTTTGCCACAGCCAACTTTTTCAAAAACGGTGCCATGAACCTGAAGGTGGGCATCCTTGCAGCCATTGGCAGCTTTGCGGGCAGTGCACTGGGGGCGCACATCGTGCTGCTGCTCAGCGATGAGCTGCTGCGCACCATGATGTTCCTTATCCTGCCGGTGGCGGCGGTGGTCATTTTGTGGCAGCGCGACCTGCCGGACCAGAACCGGGACGACGGCACCCTGAACCTGAAAAAGATCCTGCTGGCGCTGGGCATCGGCTTGGGCATCGGCCTGTACGACGGCATCGTGGGCCCGGGCACCGGCACCTTTGCCATCATTGCCTTTACCACCCTGATGGGCTTTGACCTGCGCACCGCCAACGGCAACGGCAAGGTGCTGAATCTTGCCAGCAACTACGCCAGCCTGTTCACCTATCTGATGAACGGTCTGATGGTGTTCCACATCGGCATCCCCTGTGCCGTCAGCAACATTCTGGGCAACCTGCTGGGCTCCCATTTCGCCCTGAAAAAAGGTGCACGCTTCATCCGCCCCATGATGCTGGTGGTGCTGGTGCTGCTGTTGGGCAAGCTCATCTCGGACGCAGTGCTGTGA
- a CDS encoding dipeptidase: MKVWDLHCDTLSELRRAEKAGRPKSFAQNDLHIDLEKLQKGDYLLQCFAAFVNLGDKTPGADPLVTALEEIDQFKRIMAAYPEKIAPVYTAADIRRNAAAGKISGMLTIEEGACCKGSVGVLRRMYELGARMMTLTWNHENELASPQRNPGGVLVPQTEKGLTGTGFEFLAEMERLHMIVDVSHLSDKGFWDIVEHGTRPFAASHSNCRALAPHTRNLTDEMIRALSERGGIAGLNYYAPFLDADPTHPERCRSTAALIAKHAAHYKQVGGAQMIALGSDFDGIDGPHQLENAAFLPLLADALRKEGFTEDEVEGVYFRNAMRFFEENL, from the coding sequence ATGAAAGTCTGGGATCTGCACTGTGACACCCTCAGCGAGCTGCGCCGCGCCGAAAAGGCGGGACGGCCCAAGAGTTTTGCGCAGAACGATCTGCATATCGACCTTGAAAAATTACAGAAAGGCGACTATCTGCTGCAGTGCTTTGCAGCATTCGTCAATCTGGGTGATAAGACGCCCGGAGCGGACCCGCTGGTGACAGCGCTGGAAGAGATCGACCAGTTCAAGCGCATCATGGCGGCATACCCGGAAAAAATTGCTCCGGTGTACACGGCGGCGGACATCCGCCGGAATGCTGCGGCGGGAAAGATCAGCGGGATGCTCACCATCGAGGAAGGCGCCTGCTGCAAGGGCAGCGTGGGGGTGCTGCGCCGGATGTATGAGCTGGGCGCGCGCATGATGACCCTGACATGGAACCACGAAAACGAGCTGGCAAGCCCGCAGCGGAACCCCGGCGGCGTGCTGGTGCCCCAGACCGAAAAGGGTCTGACCGGAACAGGCTTTGAATTTCTGGCCGAGATGGAGCGGCTGCATATGATCGTGGACGTGAGCCATCTTTCGGATAAGGGCTTCTGGGATATCGTGGAGCACGGCACCCGGCCTTTTGCGGCCAGCCACTCCAACTGCCGTGCACTGGCACCCCACACCCGCAACCTGACCGATGAGATGATCCGTGCCCTTTCGGAGCGCGGCGGCATTGCGGGCCTGAACTACTATGCGCCCTTTCTGGACGCCGACCCCACCCACCCGGAACGCTGCCGCAGCACGGCGGCGCTCATTGCGAAGCATGCGGCCCACTACAAACAGGTGGGCGGTGCGCAGATGATCGCCCTTGGCAGCGATTTTGATGGCATCGATGGCCCCCACCAGCTGGAAAATGCTGCCTTCCTGCCGCTGCTGGCGGATGCCCTGCGCAAAGAGGGCTTCACCGAGGACGAGGTGGAGGGGGTCTATTTCCGCAACGCCATGCGCTTTTTTGAGGAGAATCTGTAA
- a CDS encoding serine hydrolase, whose amino-acid sequence MDKNMTLEKRIAAELYCYQGRMSVFVDDLQGHTVEVGADEEFETASTIKAFLLAALYLQVQRGRASLMDELAYEQSQFVDGSGMLRALGVGARLRVKDTATMMIICSDNIATNMLIDYLGLDTINACIRELGFAHTVLHNPLHFDRYRQLGTTTPRDYAALFARIAKGELVSQEASAEMLAILRQQHYNTMLTHDFPQYYLDCEETGAPELIWVASKSGSMNACRNDGGIVHTPYGEYVIVLMNKDFHDIIEYNEHPAMVYGARVSRMILDQVLACEGRLSLS is encoded by the coding sequence ATGGATAAAAATATGACGCTGGAAAAGCGCATTGCTGCGGAACTGTACTGCTATCAGGGCAGAATGAGCGTGTTCGTGGACGACCTGCAGGGCCATACCGTGGAGGTGGGCGCGGACGAGGAGTTCGAGACCGCATCCACCATCAAGGCGTTCCTTCTGGCGGCGCTGTATTTGCAGGTGCAGCGGGGCAGGGCCAGCCTTATGGACGAGCTTGCCTACGAGCAGAGCCAGTTTGTGGACGGCAGCGGCATGCTGCGGGCGCTGGGTGTGGGCGCACGCCTCAGAGTAAAAGATACCGCTACCATGATGATTATTTGTTCGGACAACATCGCCACCAACATGCTCATCGACTATCTGGGGCTGGACACCATCAACGCCTGCATCCGGGAGCTGGGCTTTGCCCACACGGTGCTGCACAATCCGCTGCACTTTGACCGTTACCGCCAGCTTGGCACCACCACGCCCCGGGACTATGCGGCACTGTTCGCCCGCATTGCAAAAGGGGAGTTGGTCAGCCAGGAAGCCAGCGCCGAGATGCTTGCCATCCTGCGCCAGCAGCACTACAACACCATGCTGACCCACGATTTTCCTCAGTATTATCTGGACTGCGAGGAGACCGGTGCGCCGGAGCTCATCTGGGTGGCCAGCAAGAGCGGCAGCATGAACGCCTGCCGCAACGATGGCGGCATCGTCCATACCCCCTACGGCGAGTATGTCATCGTGCTGATGAACAAGGACTTTCATGATATCATCGAGTACAATGAACACCCCGCCATGGTGTACGGTGCAAGGGTGTCCCGCATGATCCTGGATCAGGTGCTGGCCTGTGAGGGACGGCTGTCCCTGTCCTGA
- a CDS encoding NADP-dependent malic enzyme — MDYNKAALEMHETHKGKVGIVSKVEVATRDDLSTAYTPGVAEPCRKIKENPEDVYKYTFKGNMVAVVSNGTAVLGLGDIGPEAGLPVMEGKAVLFKEFGGVDAFPICIDAHDAASVIAACKAIAPTFGGINLEDIKSPECFEIEETLERELDIPVFHDDQHGTAIVVTAALINALRVVGKKMEDVHIVLNGPGAAGTAIIKMLMTAGAKDIIAVDQFGTLYKGCNSAEAHKNWLGEVTNPRQVKGGLKEALEGADVFIGVSKPGILTTELCKTMNKDAIVFAMANPTPEIMPDEAKAGGVRVMATGRSDFPNQVNNVLCFPGLFKGALSVRARDINNEMKLAAAYAIADLITDADRSEENIIPGAFDPRVAEAVANAVAKAARETGVARL, encoded by the coding sequence ATGGATTACAATAAAGCTGCTCTGGAAATGCACGAGACCCACAAAGGCAAGGTGGGCATCGTGAGCAAGGTGGAGGTCGCTACCCGCGACGACCTGTCCACCGCCTACACCCCCGGCGTGGCAGAGCCCTGCCGCAAGATCAAGGAAAACCCCGAGGACGTGTATAAGTACACCTTCAAGGGCAACATGGTGGCGGTCGTTTCCAACGGCACGGCTGTGCTGGGTCTGGGCGATATCGGCCCGGAGGCCGGTCTGCCGGTCATGGAGGGCAAGGCGGTGCTGTTCAAGGAGTTCGGCGGCGTAGACGCCTTCCCCATCTGCATCGATGCCCACGACGCTGCCAGCGTCATTGCTGCCTGCAAGGCCATTGCGCCCACCTTTGGCGGCATCAATCTGGAGGACATCAAGAGCCCCGAGTGCTTTGAGATCGAGGAAACCTTGGAGCGGGAGCTGGACATCCCGGTGTTCCACGATGACCAGCACGGCACCGCGATCGTGGTCACTGCTGCCCTCATCAACGCCCTGCGTGTGGTGGGCAAGAAGATGGAGGATGTGCACATCGTCCTGAACGGCCCCGGCGCTGCCGGTACTGCCATCATCAAGATGCTCATGACCGCAGGCGCAAAGGACATCATTGCAGTGGATCAGTTCGGCACCCTGTACAAGGGCTGCAACAGCGCCGAGGCCCACAAGAACTGGCTGGGCGAGGTGACCAACCCCCGTCAGGTCAAGGGCGGCCTGAAGGAGGCACTGGAAGGTGCCGATGTGTTCATCGGCGTGTCCAAGCCCGGCATCCTGACCACGGAGCTGTGCAAGACCATGAACAAGGACGCCATCGTCTTTGCCATGGCCAACCCCACCCCGGAGATCATGCCGGACGAGGCCAAGGCCGGCGGCGTGCGGGTGATGGCCACCGGCCGCAGCGACTTCCCCAATCAGGTCAACAACGTGCTGTGCTTCCCCGGCCTGTTCAAGGGCGCGCTCAGCGTCCGCGCCCGGGACATCAACAATGAGATGAAGCTGGCCGCTGCCTACGCCATCGCCGACCTCATCACCGATGCCGACCGCAGCGAGGAGAACATCATCCCCGGCGCGTTCGACCCCCGCGTGGCCGAGGCCGTGGCAAACGCCGTGGCAAAGGCTGCCCGTGAGACCGGCGTGGCCCGTCTGTAA
- the pgsA gene encoding CDP-diacylglycerol--glycerol-3-phosphate 3-phosphatidyltransferase, whose translation MNLPNKLTLTRILLVPVFMIFASLTGLNGIADGSFQPTYYLIAGIVFAAASFTDFLDGHLARKWNMVTDFGKFADPLADKLLTTVAFIYMMRDGVCSPVVLCIILAREFAVSGLRMVAAGAKDGKVIAANMWGKVKTVLQMLSIIFYFFGMSIASMSATGTEQGARQILVISISMVLCWLVAAVTAISGIKYLWDNRSFINTAK comes from the coding sequence ATGAATCTGCCCAATAAGCTTACCTTGACCCGCATCCTGCTGGTGCCCGTGTTCATGATCTTTGCGTCCCTGACCGGTCTGAACGGCATCGCGGATGGCTCCTTCCAGCCGACGTATTACCTGATCGCAGGCATCGTCTTTGCTGCCGCCAGCTTTACCGATTTTCTGGACGGCCATCTGGCCAGAAAGTGGAACATGGTGACCGACTTCGGCAAGTTTGCCGACCCGCTGGCCGACAAACTGCTCACCACTGTGGCCTTCATTTACATGATGCGGGACGGCGTGTGCAGCCCGGTGGTGCTGTGCATCATTCTGGCCCGCGAATTTGCTGTGTCCGGCCTGCGCATGGTGGCCGCCGGCGCCAAGGACGGCAAGGTGATCGCCGCCAACATGTGGGGCAAGGTGAAGACCGTGCTGCAGATGCTGAGCATCATCTTCTACTTCTTTGGCATGTCCATTGCAAGCATGTCGGCTACCGGCACAGAGCAGGGCGCGCGGCAGATCCTGGTAATCAGCATTTCCATGGTGCTGTGCTGGCTGGTGGCTGCCGTGACGGCCATTTCCGGCATCAAATACCTGTGGGACAACCGCAGCTTCATCAACACCGCAAAATAA
- a CDS encoding trigger factor, with protein MKNNTKKLLCILLALAAVVCVIVACFTLSRRKQTDSASSGSASSTAASVSQFGSVADFDYETFDYSDGLDENGYWNGIKALDYVTLPEDFGSIALKESDLTPTEDELQQQMDSLLNQYTTSQPVTGRAAQSGDVANIDYTGTVDGVAFTGGTATGYDLTLGSGSFIDGFEDQIIGHNVGDTFDVTVTFPDGYGDSTDAEGNTITLSGKEAVFSVTLNSLSENVTPELTDEWVESNFGVSDDLHTADQLRSYFSDALYANNYDNAIVDYLMANSTFKELPAEITSYYIRMFLNHYNQYATAYSMDLNAFAQTQGYTSADAMLAASDAYFEHLAKQDLIFQAVAEAKSLAPTQEELDDASSTYADTYGENRAHLNALQACVLAWLEENSTVA; from the coding sequence TTGAAAAACAACACCAAAAAGCTCCTGTGCATCCTGCTGGCCCTTGCCGCAGTGGTGTGCGTCATTGTCGCCTGCTTCACGCTGAGCAGGCGCAAGCAGACCGACAGTGCATCTTCCGGCAGTGCATCTTCCACTGCTGCGTCTGTCTCACAGTTTGGTTCTGTGGCCGACTTCGATTACGAGACCTTTGATTACAGCGATGGTCTGGACGAAAACGGCTATTGGAACGGCATCAAAGCACTGGACTATGTAACCCTGCCGGAGGACTTCGGCTCCATCGCCCTGAAGGAGAGCGACCTGACCCCCACCGAAGATGAGCTGCAGCAGCAGATGGACAGCCTGCTGAACCAGTACACCACCTCCCAGCCTGTTACCGGCCGTGCCGCCCAGAGCGGGGATGTTGCCAACATCGATTACACCGGCACCGTAGATGGCGTGGCCTTTACCGGCGGCACTGCCACCGGCTACGACCTGACGCTGGGCAGCGGTTCCTTCATCGATGGCTTTGAGGACCAGATCATCGGCCACAATGTGGGCGACACCTTTGATGTGACCGTCACCTTCCCGGACGGCTACGGCGATTCTACCGACGCCGAGGGCAACACGATCACCCTCAGCGGCAAGGAAGCCGTGTTCAGCGTGACCCTGAACTCCCTTTCCGAGAACGTGACCCCCGAACTGACCGATGAATGGGTGGAGTCCAACTTTGGCGTCAGCGACGATTTGCACACCGCCGACCAGCTGCGCAGCTACTTTAGCGATGCACTGTATGCCAACAACTACGACAATGCCATCGTGGACTACCTGATGGCCAATTCCACCTTCAAGGAGCTGCCTGCCGAGATCACCAGCTACTACATCCGCATGTTCCTGAACCACTACAACCAGTACGCCACCGCCTACAGCATGGATCTGAACGCCTTTGCCCAGACGCAGGGCTACACCAGTGCGGATGCCATGCTGGCCGCTTCGGATGCCTATTTTGAGCATCTGGCAAAGCAGGATCTGATCTTTCAGGCCGTGGCTGAAGCCAAGAGCCTTGCTCCCACGCAGGAAGAACTGGACGACGCCAGCAGCACCTATGCCGACACCTACGGTGAGAACCGTGCGCACCTGAACGCTCTGCAGGCCTGTGTGCTGGCCTGGCTGGAAGAGAATTCCACCGTAGCGTAA
- a CDS encoding Fe-S-containing hydro-lyase, producing MEYRLTTPCTVQDLAPLKAGDTVLLSGVVYTARDQAHKRMTEALDKGETLPFELEGSAIYYVGPTPERPGEVIGSAGPTTSGRMDAMSPRLLDLGNKIMIGKGKRDDAVKAAVVRNGAVYLAALGGAGALMAKSVQTLEVIAWPDLGCEAVRRLTVKDMPLTVILDAHGGDLYQSGPAAYLETT from the coding sequence ATGGAATACAGACTGACCACCCCCTGCACCGTGCAGGATCTTGCCCCGCTCAAGGCGGGCGATACGGTGCTGCTTTCCGGCGTGGTGTACACCGCCCGGGATCAGGCTCACAAGCGCATGACCGAAGCACTGGATAAGGGGGAAACGCTGCCCTTTGAACTTGAAGGCAGCGCCATATACTACGTAGGCCCTACGCCGGAGCGGCCGGGCGAGGTGATCGGCTCGGCAGGGCCTACCACCAGCGGACGCATGGACGCCATGAGCCCGCGCCTGCTGGACCTTGGCAACAAGATCATGATCGGCAAGGGCAAGCGGGACGATGCCGTAAAGGCTGCTGTGGTGCGCAACGGCGCGGTGTATCTGGCCGCTCTGGGCGGTGCCGGTGCCCTGATGGCAAAGAGCGTGCAGACGCTGGAAGTCATCGCATGGCCGGATCTTGGCTGTGAAGCGGTGCGCCGCCTGACTGTGAAGGACATGCCGCTGACGGTGATCCTGGACGCCCACGGCGGCGATCTGTACCAGTCCGGCCCGGCGGCATATCTGGAAACAACATAA
- a CDS encoding fumarate hydratase, which translates to MRTISAQEITDTVARLCIEANTRLPQDVQAALDKARQEEPWPLAKNTLDLLWSNLSAAREENLPICQDTGMACVFVELGTDVHIDGSFEAAIHDGVRRGYTDGYLRKSIVADPLRRGNTGDNTPAAITVHLVDGEGCRITVAPKGFGSENMSRIQMLKPADGVEGFKKFVLDTVKLAGSNPCPPIVLGIGVGGSFDKVAYLAKKALLRPLDVPNPDPYYAQLEQELLAAINELGIGPQGFGGKTTCLGLAIEQMPTHVAGLPAAVNVSCHVTRRASAEL; encoded by the coding sequence ATGAGAACCATTTCCGCACAGGAGATCACGGATACCGTTGCACGGCTGTGCATCGAAGCCAACACCCGCCTGCCGCAGGACGTGCAGGCCGCGCTGGACAAGGCCCGGCAGGAAGAGCCGTGGCCGCTGGCCAAGAATACGCTGGACCTTTTGTGGTCCAATCTCTCTGCAGCCAGAGAGGAAAACCTGCCCATCTGTCAGGACACCGGCATGGCCTGCGTGTTCGTGGAGCTGGGTACCGATGTGCACATCGACGGCAGCTTTGAAGCCGCCATCCATGATGGCGTGCGCCGGGGCTACACCGACGGCTACCTGCGCAAGAGCATCGTAGCCGACCCGCTGCGCCGGGGCAATACTGGCGACAACACCCCGGCGGCCATCACGGTGCATCTGGTGGACGGCGAGGGCTGCCGCATCACGGTGGCACCCAAGGGCTTTGGCAGCGAGAACATGAGCCGCATCCAGATGCTCAAGCCCGCCGACGGCGTGGAGGGCTTCAAGAAGTTCGTGCTGGACACGGTGAAGCTGGCAGGCTCCAATCCCTGCCCGCCCATTGTGCTGGGCATCGGCGTGGGCGGCAGCTTTGACAAGGTGGCGTATCTGGCAAAGAAGGCCCTGCTGCGCCCGCTGGATGTCCCGAACCCTGACCCCTATTACGCACAGCTGGAACAGGAGCTGCTGGCCGCCATCAATGAGCTGGGCATCGGCCCCCAGGGGTTTGGCGGCAAAACCACCTGTCTGGGCCTTGCCATTGAGCAGATGCCTACCCATGTGGCAGGTCTGCCTGCGGCAGTGAACGTTTCCTGCCATGTGACCCGCCGCGCCAGCGCGGAGCTGTAA
- a CDS encoding metal-dependent transcriptional regulator — MQIHQSAEDYLETILMLTQRMGRVRSIDVVNELGFTKASVSIAMKKLRENGYIAVDGEGNLTLLAPGREIAERIYGRHRLLTHFFMQLGVDEKTAAEDACKAEHILSEQTLEKIRERALETDSELTKPAE; from the coding sequence ATGCAGATCCACCAATCCGCAGAAGATTATCTCGAAACGATCCTTATGCTCACCCAGCGGATGGGCCGTGTGCGCTCCATTGACGTTGTCAATGAGCTGGGCTTTACCAAGGCAAGCGTCAGCATTGCCATGAAAAAGCTGCGCGAGAACGGCTATATCGCGGTGGACGGCGAGGGCAACCTGACCCTGCTGGCACCGGGCCGCGAGATCGCAGAGCGTATCTATGGCCGTCACCGTCTGCTGACCCACTTCTTTATGCAGCTGGGCGTGGACGAAAAGACCGCCGCCGAGGACGCCTGTAAGGCAGAGCATATCCTGAGCGAGCAGACGCTGGAAAAGATCCGCGAGCGCGCCCTTGAGACCGACTCCGAGCTGACCAAGCCTGCCGAGTGA